The following proteins come from a genomic window of Flavobacteriales bacterium:
- a CDS encoding 23S rRNA (pseudouridine(1915)-N(3))-methyltransferase RlmH: MRIRLLFVGRTERGFVGDGVAEYLARIARMAEVEPVIIAEERGADPERQRREEGRRILAALKPGERLVLLDERGELLSSPAFAQRLGAWRDASVRQVAFAVGGAHGHADEVRSRADLILALSPMTFPHQLVRVLFAEQLYRALMILNKRPYHH; encoded by the coding sequence ATGAGGATCAGGCTCTTGTTCGTCGGGCGCACCGAGCGCGGCTTCGTTGGCGATGGGGTGGCCGAGTACCTGGCCCGGATCGCACGGATGGCCGAGGTAGAGCCGGTGATCATTGCCGAGGAGCGTGGGGCTGATCCGGAGCGGCAACGGCGTGAAGAGGGCCGCCGCATCCTGGCCGCATTGAAGCCGGGCGAGCGCCTCGTGCTCCTCGATGAGCGCGGTGAGCTGCTCAGCAGCCCCGCCTTCGCGCAGCGCTTGGGCGCCTGGCGCGATGCTTCGGTTCGGCAGGTGGCCTTCGCGGTGGGCGGGGCGCATGGCCACGCGGACGAAGTGCGGTCGCGCGCCGACCTCATCCTGGCGCTCTCGCCCATGACCTTCCCGCATCAACTGGTGCGCGTGCTGTTCGCGGAGCAGCTCTACCGCGCGCTGATGATCCTGAACAAGCGCCCGTATCATCATTGA
- a CDS encoding DUF4783 domain-containing protein yields the protein MKRLLFLALLILPALGATAQDAEKDRVVDAMKMGDAKELAALFINSIDLTVKETNDVYSKVQAEQILRKFFNENPPVDVVIEHSGVSKSGDKYFIGILRTRTGYFRTTFFLKKGESGFLVKQLRIENSKNDF from the coding sequence ATGAAACGCCTGCTGTTCCTAGCCCTGCTCATCCTTCCCGCCCTCGGCGCAACCGCGCAGGATGCCGAGAAGGACCGCGTAGTGGACGCCATGAAGATGGGCGACGCCAAGGAGCTCGCCGCGCTGTTCATCAACAGCATCGACCTCACGGTGAAGGAGACGAACGACGTGTACAGCAAGGTCCAGGCGGAGCAGATCCTGCGCAAGTTCTTCAATGAGAACCCGCCGGTGGATGTGGTGATCGAGCACAGCGGCGTGAGCAAGAGCGGAGACAAGTACTTCATCGGCATCCTGCGCACGCGCACGGGCTATTTCCGCACCACCTTCTTCCTGAAGAAGGGCGAATCGGGCTTCTTGGTGAAGCAGCTGCGGATCGAGAACAGCAAGAACGACTTCTGA
- a CDS encoding methyltransferase domain-containing protein, which translates to MASAGTAFDSEQFDAIYPAGVERHYWNRCRNRVLHRMLLRIGAHGPMIEVGCGKGLVVRDLRARGHDIVGVDIAEAEAVPGASAWVRTGTDALALPGTEARIYRTLLLLDVIEHLAQPELFIKQLREAFTGVDWIVATVPARQELFSAHDTFNRHFRRYDLDTLRAHLDPEHQTEWHASYFFHSLYPPAWLQARLGRNRRRFTAPAEGLASVVHAVIASALCAEHRLLPGTWPGTSIIAASRAR; encoded by the coding sequence ATGGCGTCGGCCGGCACCGCATTCGACAGCGAGCAGTTCGACGCGATCTACCCCGCGGGCGTGGAGCGGCATTATTGGAACCGCTGCCGGAACCGAGTGCTCCACCGCATGCTGCTGCGCATCGGCGCCCATGGCCCCATGATCGAGGTGGGCTGCGGCAAAGGGCTGGTGGTGCGCGATCTACGGGCCCGCGGCCACGACATCGTGGGCGTCGATATCGCCGAGGCCGAGGCTGTGCCTGGAGCATCAGCCTGGGTGCGCACCGGTACCGACGCGCTCGCGCTCCCAGGAACTGAAGCGAGGATCTACCGCACCCTGCTGCTGCTCGATGTGATAGAGCACTTGGCCCAACCTGAGCTATTCATCAAGCAGTTGCGCGAAGCGTTCACCGGAGTGGATTGGATCGTAGCCACCGTGCCCGCCCGGCAGGAGCTCTTCAGCGCGCACGACACCTTCAATCGGCACTTCCGCCGCTACGACCTGGACACCCTTCGGGCGCACCTCGATCCGGAACATCAAACGGAGTGGCACGCCTCCTACTTCTTCCATTCGCTTTATCCGCCCGCATGGCTGCAGGCCAGGCTTGGTCGCAATCGGAGGCGATTCACGGCGCCTGCGGAGGGCCTTGCATCCGTCGTTCACGCCGTGATCGCCAGCGCCTTGTGCGCCGAGCATCGGCTTCTCCCCGGCACATGGCCCGGCACTTCGATCATCGCTGCGTCGCGCGCGCGCTGA